In Osmia bicornis bicornis chromosome 1, iOsmBic2.1, whole genome shotgun sequence, the following proteins share a genomic window:
- the LOC114882064 gene encoding DNA-binding protein D-ETS-4 isoform X3: MVYGGGFDMVETMPQTVPSAAGYSPSFDYTTFQFDLSLLSDDYSAANAQNTLKPAQIKQEAQSPRPGSPITYSSPPYPGAGGELSPNYSHEGSPGYPTSPYYVPRSPQSAQFYPTSPEPSAKQPIKREKSLDLLAILQESRLLAESLGYREDSTDCTVPCTPPRTEEDIYNSLDADFFAKKEDTAVQGHPLLKEILFKEEPRSSCSSNSSVISNSSSSSSSSSSSSTSSSPDPIELENSSPLRNLLFKGARKEFADVARTNANLKLERIQDEVRNPLEKEEELFKDGQKSDHQLLREVLRDTSFQRKYNLRPVDLGSVGTGFVEDMEPGECVGDLTREQIEPVLSLAIQQLQKDFDNTCVALGIHPEPRRWSAADVAAWIQWARRQLQLPSVPLESFNVDGATLASLTEEEFCQRAPQCGSILHAQLEIWKAAVEESPRNTLAASWSPAGVVQTPNNNNNNTSSTIGNAAPVSVKGSSCSVDFSDDEDEDCGSSQTGTTGGGGGGGGKMRNGGSHIHLWQFLKELLQSPGVHGSCIRWLDRGKGVFKIEDSVRVARLWGKRKNRPAMNYDKLSRSIRQYYKKGIMKKTERSQRLVYQFCHPYCL, from the exons aTGCCACAAACAGTGCCTTCAGCAGCCGGCTACTCGCCGTCGTTCGATTACACCACGTTCCAGTTCGATTTGTCACTTCTGTCGGACGACTATAGCGCCGCGAACGCTCAAAATACTTTGAAACCAGCTCAGATCAAGCAGGAAGCGCAATCGCCGCGTCCCGGTTCCCCGATTACTTACTCGAGCCCCCCTTACCCTGGCGCTGGTGGTGAACTGTCGCCCAACTACTCGCACGAAGGCTCGCCAGGGTACCCAACGAGCCCTTATTACGTGCCAAGGAGCCCTCAGAGCGCACAATTCTATCCAACCAGTCCAGAACCGTCGGCGAAACAGCCGATCAAAAGGGAGAAGAGCCTCGATCTTCTGGCCATCTTGCAGGAGTCCAG ACTCTTGGCCGAGAGTCTGGGCTACAGAGAGGACTCGACCGACTGCACGGTTCCTTGTACGCCTCCTAGAACGGAGGAGGACATCTACAACAGCCTTGACGCGGACTTCttcgcgaagaaagaagataCCGCAGTGCAAGGGCACCCGTTGTTGAAGGAAATCCTGTTCAAGGAGGAACCTCGATCCAGttgcagcagcaacagcagcgtCATCAGCAATTCCTCCTCGTCATCCTCATCCTCGTCCTCGTCCAGCACTTCCTCGTCCCCGGATCCGATCGAACTCGAGAACAGTTCCCCGTTGAGGAACCTACTGTTCAAGGGTGCTCGAAAGGAGTTCGCCGACGTGGCCAGGACAAACGCGAATCTAAAGCTGGAGAGAATACAGGACGAAGTGAGGAACCCTCTGGAGAAGGAGGAGGAGCTTTTCAAGGACGGACAAAAGAGCGATCATCAGTTGCTGAGGGAGGTTCTGAGGGATACTAGCTTTCAGAGGAAGTACAATCTGAGACCCGTAGACCTTGGAAGCGTCGGGACCGGGTTCGTGGAAGACATGGAACCTGGTGAATGCGTCGGAGACCTGACCAGAGAACAGATCGAGCCTGTACTCAGCTTGGCCATTCAACAGTTGCAAAAGGACTTCGATAATACCTGTGTGGCACTCGGTATTCATCCTG AACCACGACGCTGGAGCGCGGCGGACGTTGCAGCTTGGATACAATGGGCCAGAAGGCAACTGCAGTTGCCCTCGGTACCATTGGAGAGCTTCAACGTGGACGGTGCAACCTTGGCTTCCCTCACGGAAGAAGAATTCTGTCAACGAGCCCCGCAG TGTGGAAGTATCCTACACGCACAGCTGGAAATTTGGAAAGCAGCCGTCGAGGAATCTCCGCGTAACACACTGGCGGCTTCTTGGAGTCCCGCGGGTGTTGTTCAGACACccaacaataacaataataatacatCGTCCACTATCGGAAACGCGGCTCCAGTCAGTGTGAAGGGCTCCTCTTGCAGCGTCGATTTCTCTGATG ACGAAGACGAAGACTGCGGTTCCTCTCAGACCGGAACAACCGGTGGCGGCGGTGGTGGCGGCGGTAAGATGCGAAACGGTGGCTCTCACATTCACCTGTGGCAGTTCCTGAAGGAACTGCTGCAGAGTCCCGGGGTCCACGGTTCCTGTATACGCTGGCTGGATCGTGGCAAGGGCGTGTTCAAGATCGAAGACTCGGTCCGTGTGGCCAGGCTCTGGGGCAAGCGTAAAAATCGTCCGGCCATGAACTACGACAAGCTGAGTCGTAGCATCAGACAATACTACAAGAAGGGGATCATGAAGAAGACGGAGCGTAGCCAGAGGCTCGTCTATCAGTTCTGCCATCCTTACTGCCTTTAA
- the LOC114882064 gene encoding DNA-binding protein D-ETS-4 isoform X1, whose amino-acid sequence MVYGGGFDMVETMPQTVPSAAGYSPSFDYTTFQFDLSLLSDDYSAANAQNTLKPAQIKQEAQSPRPGSPITYSSPPYPGAGGELSPNYSHEGSPGYPTSPYYVPRSPQSAQFYPTSPEPSAKQPIKREKSLDLLAILQESRLLAESLGYREDSTDCTVPCTPPRTEEDIYNSLDADFFAKKEDTAVQGHPLLKEILFKEEPRSSCSSNSSVISNSSSSSSSSSSSSTSSSPDPIELENSSPLRNLLFKGARKEFADVARTNANLKLERIQDEVRNPLEKEEELFKDGQKSDHQLLREVLRDTSFQRKYNLRPVDLGSVGTGFVEDMEPGECVGDLTREQIEPVLSLAIQQLQKDFDNTCVALGIHPEPRRWSAADVAAWIQWARRQLQLPSVPLESFNVDGATLASLTEEEFCQRAPQCGSILHAQLEIWKAAVEESPRNTLAASWSPAGVVQTPNNNNNNTSSTIGNAAPVSVKGSSCSVDFSDETVSSPPGQVTKGGVSPRCRFFPDEDEDCGSSQTGTTGGGGGGGGKMRNGGSHIHLWQFLKELLQSPGVHGSCIRWLDRGKGVFKIEDSVRVARLWGKRKNRPAMNYDKLSRSIRQYYKKGIMKKTERSQRLVYQFCHPYCL is encoded by the exons aTGCCACAAACAGTGCCTTCAGCAGCCGGCTACTCGCCGTCGTTCGATTACACCACGTTCCAGTTCGATTTGTCACTTCTGTCGGACGACTATAGCGCCGCGAACGCTCAAAATACTTTGAAACCAGCTCAGATCAAGCAGGAAGCGCAATCGCCGCGTCCCGGTTCCCCGATTACTTACTCGAGCCCCCCTTACCCTGGCGCTGGTGGTGAACTGTCGCCCAACTACTCGCACGAAGGCTCGCCAGGGTACCCAACGAGCCCTTATTACGTGCCAAGGAGCCCTCAGAGCGCACAATTCTATCCAACCAGTCCAGAACCGTCGGCGAAACAGCCGATCAAAAGGGAGAAGAGCCTCGATCTTCTGGCCATCTTGCAGGAGTCCAG ACTCTTGGCCGAGAGTCTGGGCTACAGAGAGGACTCGACCGACTGCACGGTTCCTTGTACGCCTCCTAGAACGGAGGAGGACATCTACAACAGCCTTGACGCGGACTTCttcgcgaagaaagaagataCCGCAGTGCAAGGGCACCCGTTGTTGAAGGAAATCCTGTTCAAGGAGGAACCTCGATCCAGttgcagcagcaacagcagcgtCATCAGCAATTCCTCCTCGTCATCCTCATCCTCGTCCTCGTCCAGCACTTCCTCGTCCCCGGATCCGATCGAACTCGAGAACAGTTCCCCGTTGAGGAACCTACTGTTCAAGGGTGCTCGAAAGGAGTTCGCCGACGTGGCCAGGACAAACGCGAATCTAAAGCTGGAGAGAATACAGGACGAAGTGAGGAACCCTCTGGAGAAGGAGGAGGAGCTTTTCAAGGACGGACAAAAGAGCGATCATCAGTTGCTGAGGGAGGTTCTGAGGGATACTAGCTTTCAGAGGAAGTACAATCTGAGACCCGTAGACCTTGGAAGCGTCGGGACCGGGTTCGTGGAAGACATGGAACCTGGTGAATGCGTCGGAGACCTGACCAGAGAACAGATCGAGCCTGTACTCAGCTTGGCCATTCAACAGTTGCAAAAGGACTTCGATAATACCTGTGTGGCACTCGGTATTCATCCTG AACCACGACGCTGGAGCGCGGCGGACGTTGCAGCTTGGATACAATGGGCCAGAAGGCAACTGCAGTTGCCCTCGGTACCATTGGAGAGCTTCAACGTGGACGGTGCAACCTTGGCTTCCCTCACGGAAGAAGAATTCTGTCAACGAGCCCCGCAG TGTGGAAGTATCCTACACGCACAGCTGGAAATTTGGAAAGCAGCCGTCGAGGAATCTCCGCGTAACACACTGGCGGCTTCTTGGAGTCCCGCGGGTGTTGTTCAGACACccaacaataacaataataatacatCGTCCACTATCGGAAACGCGGCTCCAGTCAGTGTGAAGGGCTCCTCTTGCAGCGTCGATTTCTCTGATG AAACAGTGTCGTCGCCGCCTGGACAAGTGACTAAAGGAGGCGTCTCGCCTCGATGCCGATTTTTTCCAGACGAAGACGAAGACTGCGGTTCCTCTCAGACCGGAACAACCGGTGGCGGCGGTGGTGGCGGCGGTAAGATGCGAAACGGTGGCTCTCACATTCACCTGTGGCAGTTCCTGAAGGAACTGCTGCAGAGTCCCGGGGTCCACGGTTCCTGTATACGCTGGCTGGATCGTGGCAAGGGCGTGTTCAAGATCGAAGACTCGGTCCGTGTGGCCAGGCTCTGGGGCAAGCGTAAAAATCGTCCGGCCATGAACTACGACAAGCTGAGTCGTAGCATCAGACAATACTACAAGAAGGGGATCATGAAGAAGACGGAGCGTAGCCAGAGGCTCGTCTATCAGTTCTGCCATCCTTACTGCCTTTAA
- the LOC114882064 gene encoding DNA-binding protein D-ETS-4 isoform X2 produces MPQTVPSAAGYSPSFDYTTFQFDLSLLSDDYSAANAQNTLKPAQIKQEAQSPRPGSPITYSSPPYPGAGGELSPNYSHEGSPGYPTSPYYVPRSPQSAQFYPTSPEPSAKQPIKREKSLDLLAILQESRLLAESLGYREDSTDCTVPCTPPRTEEDIYNSLDADFFAKKEDTAVQGHPLLKEILFKEEPRSSCSSNSSVISNSSSSSSSSSSSSTSSSPDPIELENSSPLRNLLFKGARKEFADVARTNANLKLERIQDEVRNPLEKEEELFKDGQKSDHQLLREVLRDTSFQRKYNLRPVDLGSVGTGFVEDMEPGECVGDLTREQIEPVLSLAIQQLQKDFDNTCVALGIHPEPRRWSAADVAAWIQWARRQLQLPSVPLESFNVDGATLASLTEEEFCQRAPQCGSILHAQLEIWKAAVEESPRNTLAASWSPAGVVQTPNNNNNNTSSTIGNAAPVSVKGSSCSVDFSDETVSSPPGQVTKGGVSPRCRFFPDEDEDCGSSQTGTTGGGGGGGGKMRNGGSHIHLWQFLKELLQSPGVHGSCIRWLDRGKGVFKIEDSVRVARLWGKRKNRPAMNYDKLSRSIRQYYKKGIMKKTERSQRLVYQFCHPYCL; encoded by the exons aTGCCACAAACAGTGCCTTCAGCAGCCGGCTACTCGCCGTCGTTCGATTACACCACGTTCCAGTTCGATTTGTCACTTCTGTCGGACGACTATAGCGCCGCGAACGCTCAAAATACTTTGAAACCAGCTCAGATCAAGCAGGAAGCGCAATCGCCGCGTCCCGGTTCCCCGATTACTTACTCGAGCCCCCCTTACCCTGGCGCTGGTGGTGAACTGTCGCCCAACTACTCGCACGAAGGCTCGCCAGGGTACCCAACGAGCCCTTATTACGTGCCAAGGAGCCCTCAGAGCGCACAATTCTATCCAACCAGTCCAGAACCGTCGGCGAAACAGCCGATCAAAAGGGAGAAGAGCCTCGATCTTCTGGCCATCTTGCAGGAGTCCAG ACTCTTGGCCGAGAGTCTGGGCTACAGAGAGGACTCGACCGACTGCACGGTTCCTTGTACGCCTCCTAGAACGGAGGAGGACATCTACAACAGCCTTGACGCGGACTTCttcgcgaagaaagaagataCCGCAGTGCAAGGGCACCCGTTGTTGAAGGAAATCCTGTTCAAGGAGGAACCTCGATCCAGttgcagcagcaacagcagcgtCATCAGCAATTCCTCCTCGTCATCCTCATCCTCGTCCTCGTCCAGCACTTCCTCGTCCCCGGATCCGATCGAACTCGAGAACAGTTCCCCGTTGAGGAACCTACTGTTCAAGGGTGCTCGAAAGGAGTTCGCCGACGTGGCCAGGACAAACGCGAATCTAAAGCTGGAGAGAATACAGGACGAAGTGAGGAACCCTCTGGAGAAGGAGGAGGAGCTTTTCAAGGACGGACAAAAGAGCGATCATCAGTTGCTGAGGGAGGTTCTGAGGGATACTAGCTTTCAGAGGAAGTACAATCTGAGACCCGTAGACCTTGGAAGCGTCGGGACCGGGTTCGTGGAAGACATGGAACCTGGTGAATGCGTCGGAGACCTGACCAGAGAACAGATCGAGCCTGTACTCAGCTTGGCCATTCAACAGTTGCAAAAGGACTTCGATAATACCTGTGTGGCACTCGGTATTCATCCTG AACCACGACGCTGGAGCGCGGCGGACGTTGCAGCTTGGATACAATGGGCCAGAAGGCAACTGCAGTTGCCCTCGGTACCATTGGAGAGCTTCAACGTGGACGGTGCAACCTTGGCTTCCCTCACGGAAGAAGAATTCTGTCAACGAGCCCCGCAG TGTGGAAGTATCCTACACGCACAGCTGGAAATTTGGAAAGCAGCCGTCGAGGAATCTCCGCGTAACACACTGGCGGCTTCTTGGAGTCCCGCGGGTGTTGTTCAGACACccaacaataacaataataatacatCGTCCACTATCGGAAACGCGGCTCCAGTCAGTGTGAAGGGCTCCTCTTGCAGCGTCGATTTCTCTGATG AAACAGTGTCGTCGCCGCCTGGACAAGTGACTAAAGGAGGCGTCTCGCCTCGATGCCGATTTTTTCCAGACGAAGACGAAGACTGCGGTTCCTCTCAGACCGGAACAACCGGTGGCGGCGGTGGTGGCGGCGGTAAGATGCGAAACGGTGGCTCTCACATTCACCTGTGGCAGTTCCTGAAGGAACTGCTGCAGAGTCCCGGGGTCCACGGTTCCTGTATACGCTGGCTGGATCGTGGCAAGGGCGTGTTCAAGATCGAAGACTCGGTCCGTGTGGCCAGGCTCTGGGGCAAGCGTAAAAATCGTCCGGCCATGAACTACGACAAGCTGAGTCGTAGCATCAGACAATACTACAAGAAGGGGATCATGAAGAAGACGGAGCGTAGCCAGAGGCTCGTCTATCAGTTCTGCCATCCTTACTGCCTTTAA